The genomic interval tgcctctgtTTTTTAGAAGGTACTTACGAGTGTTAATCAGGGaacggtttctcaaaaccatcttaccCTTAGAACCATCGGACAccttaagatgcgtttgggaaaccgggaccagatatccagtttccttctcttcttcctcctcctttttcgATGTAACAGTCATCTCCCCCTCGTTCACTCTGAAcgcatcttcctcttctttcacagtaacgGCCTCattctctacttcttgttttactgtgatatcctcctctcctttagcacgggagtagcttagtgaccgcatggtcggggatgttagctagctaggctaatgctaacttaaccagcccgctaaCGGAATAAtaacaacaccgtaaatatgaaattaaaacggataactaactagacgacagaagagggtttaaaacacagtggctaataattacgaaagcgtctaaagagctttattggttcaggtattttgtctagcaagctaccgaggtggctgactgtctgttgctgctgttgaaagaagcgttccgtccactagattatacgtcacagtagcagcattgccttaaagtcgcagaccgcaatctgctgactggagtgggtaacgcagttgagtaaaatgtcaatttaattttcagacaaaaagttaaagGGTAGGAATCAGGGACGTCGCTAGAACTAAAATATTAATTAGTCCCCCCTATATAAATcaatatcagtcaatatattttttctgtgaTTTCTTTTTTTTGTCAACCGTTCCATCGCATCTTAAACTTTTTTACCGGGCCGGCACTAGGACCGGGGGAGGCTGCTGCTGCACTAGTGACCgttagactttcttcagcaaagatatactaggagagaggggtacccctacacagaactgaatcaaagatggcaAACATTAATACTAGAAGAGaggggtacccctacacagaactgaactgaatcaaatATGGCgaacagaaatactaggagaggggaacccctacacagaactgaactgaatcaaagatggcggacagaaatactaggattgaagcaaatgtaagggattataacgtcataacgaatcatgcaaaaacatgtacagttgacaggaatgttagttcatgtagagacaaacgattatgcattttttttaaatcatagtTCATTTACGAAAATCGtgatttagccagctagctgactagctaacattagccagctagctggctagctttatgggtgttgtgacatgagtatgaaattgtaattctggttgttttaggaactcctgaaacaaccagcaaaccaggctgtcgttttgggaaacagtggatgtatagaatctagctagctgaagaatttactgcaaattgaatgtacaattttgtaagctttCCTTGCTTATATTTGCCATGCAGATAGATGAAATCacgtagctagctatgttcttgcttattgtgcagtggatgattaaaatccctgtatgcccatggatgtgtagctagctatctagccgatctgtgtatggacccaaacgtttggtatacatattagttcagaacctagctatgaacctcagctatcatagccagttgtatcaacttcaaaacagcctgaatgacattaatgaagcctatggattgagtagaatataatatcatgttgtgccaagaatgcaagtcgtatatacatgtagttattaccatgcatgagatccccacattgtagcctgtacatttaatatattcactgatcatgtactctaccttggcaaataaatgtgcagtttaggtatgaatgtctttgagatgattattcagtcatatccaataccaggagtatcaaattccagtctttgaatgacgctgtgtcttcatgtatgtattacaattatacacttcaacagtgtttaccaatcttggtcctgggacatcaatggttacacattgtaactaatggactagaaacaggatttaactagttaattcatatatacagaaacataatgttaaaaacagaacactacacttcctatgcatcatgtaaatactccaacaccggttcatctcaacatctaatgcccttcatctgcatgatctgataaacacaggataggtggagtatttcatcacattacacttcatttcaaccagtagagaatgtgaaaagctttattgaaaagctcattatccaagtgttataaatacaagttcaatctgtacttcaatgcacatctgttgtgcattataaaaacagaggaagaaagaggaggtggagagagaggtgtaaaagacagaaagggaaagaggtaagcacataggagcagggaaggcagcacatgattaatgaatcacagtgctacataaatattctctcagctcatcACAATTACTATTACTAATAATGTAATGGCCTAAAGGTTATCTTAAAAgcaggtgaggtggcgatgatgggactgggggttggcatcctctcacatcaaaacatatctgcagacgagagacagatggagagagagagagcatgtttaagccttgtgtttttattttttattctaacattgttaatcatcaatcaggaggtgaaatgcaaaactgacatttacatttacatttaagtcatttagcagacgctcttatccagagcgacttacaaattggtgcattcaccttatgatatccagtggaacaaccactttacaatagtgcatctaactcttttaaggggggggggggttagaaggattactttatcctatcctaggtattccttaaagaggtggggtttcaggtgtctccagaaggtggtgattgactccgctgacctggcgtcgtgagggagtttgttccaccattggggtgccagagcagcgaacagttttgactgggctgagcgggaactgtacttcctcagaggtagggaggcgagcaggccagaggtggatgaacgcagtgccaaccgtgatggcgagatcatggaacgggcagtccttccccgggaggaagactgggcagtccttccccgggaggaagagcagctccgtcttgccgaggttcagcttgaggtggtgatccgtcatccacactgatatgtctgccagacatgcagagatgcgattcaccacctggttatcagaggggggaaaggagaagattaattgtgtgtcgtctgcatagcaatgataggagagaccatgtgaggatatgacagagccaagtgacttggtgtatagcgagaataggagagggcctagaacagagccctgggggacaccagtggtgagagcacgtggtgcggagacagattctcgccacgccacctggtaggagcgacctgtcaggtaggacgcaatccaagcgtgggccgcgccggagatgcccagctcggagagggtggagaggaggatctgatggttcacagtatcaaaggcagccgataggtctagaaggatgagagcagaggagagagagctgaccttggatcattaactctgggactactgcatctatctgtatttcaatgtaaagcatctctttaataatacttcctgtataatataaactgacctgggatcattaactctgggactactgcatctatctgtatttcaatgtaaagcatctctttaataattcttcctgtataatataaactgacctgggatcattaactctgggactactgcatctgtctttatttcaatgtaaagcatctctttaataatacttcctgtataatataaactgacctgggatcattagctctgggactactgcatctgtctttatttcaatgtaaagcatctctttaataatacttcctgtataatataaactgacctgggatcattagctctgggactactgcatctatctgtatttcaatgtaaagcatctctttaataatacttctgttgacctgaccaagtgacctctcccctctgatcatgctgtgccctcgatgtagccagttcagatgcaggaggggttcaccgacacagctgatataacctagaggacttagggagaaggggagagagggatgaagtgaaggagagagactgttattgagaaaataaggtagttaaagccacagtgttcaataggaatctgtgtgtggcctcacctggtgtccacaccacactaagtggctgcagagtactttatgctagtgtaacggatgtgaaatggctagccagttagcggtggtgcgcgctactagcatttcaatcagttacgtcacttgctctgagacttaagtagggttgccccttgctctgcaagggccgcggcttttgtggagcgatgggtaacgatgcttcgtgggtgtcagttgttgatgtgtgcagagggtccctggttcgcgcccgggtatgggcgaggggacggtttaaagttatactgttacactgaaaaacatgaacggaccaacaaggacaaacaatatagcgtagttatagaaataatgaagtgtcttactattctctatggttggccctcttgcctattctttgaaggtggaaggagccacagttatacacctgaacctgcttactgcacaacacaatccatcaatcagattgatacatgagtgtgtaggtgtgggttatagggtgtctaattgttctacttttttttttcttcaatattAGTGATATAaaatagcctgttttgtttttgcacagacatcacacccttacctcaacagcaccctcacctgagaagtagaaatcaaagggagagaaactgtgaattgaataactgcagttgacatagctaagtaaatggaagaataatcttattgcaatgtgaatggctcttaaaagagcctttggttgtgcatcgtgtagtctatggtgttgccagggaacagcaccctcttaaaagagcctttggttgtgcatagtgtagtctatggtgttgctagGGAatagcaccctcttaaaagagcctttggttgtgcatagtgtagtcatCATTATTCAAGATTATCCGTAAtcctggtagcatccacattcatgtagacttgttggaccccatccttgaaacatcctgcagagcagcagacttctcctctgggacacggcggcgagctgcagatcccctcctggtcctcgtgtccatcctcatgaagttacgcaggacacaggtagccttcacacatctgaattcctccaggaggcagtcccagatgaccctggtcacccaaccttgcagtgccctacacggtaactgtaggcaatcgttttgaaggaatctccagttacaaggtatctgtaggaatacggaagacaatgtaattattagactgttacatcaccaggtcattgtggattactaaagtataatatccctgataacaaatcatgataacattggattgatagatgcatgggcacacatatgtgcatgtgtagcatgtgacaataacaggatcatatcaaggacagcatcacaaatgaatacataaataccacttgaagcttgatgatgagttgatcatttgaatcagctgtgcagtgctgaggcaaaaacaacaatgtgcctctttgagtccccaggactgagaaccactgctcttcattgggacctcttcatatgtagactggctttcatagcgctttttatctgaggacagaaaacctcacaagaagcacacttcattatagtcaaattacaccacactgaatattatgttactattatctctgtgctcacttctagggacaggaactacacaaaagtacctgccctatccagaatagcctcctctctcactgacagttggggctgctatcctttcaccctcctccatggctgttagctagctacctacaaatgcatttggagtttgtttttttacagtgataaatacatcaagatagctagATAATATGACGTTAGACAGCTGatgatatttaattcacttagctatctatctatacagACTGGTTACCTATTTAGATATGATATGAAAGTAttgtgtgaaattattttgatgttaaagtattttaaattattttgatgtgatatgaaagtattgtGTGAAATAATTgttatgtgatatgaaagtattatgtgaaattattttgaggagtaacgggggcagagaatcagcagtagaaacaataacaaagcgtacaCCCTGCCCGttgagaatcgattcacatttagatggaatatttgactattttagctgccagagccagtctacctctgaaaataacatacagtccttggaccttgaggagtaacgggggcagcaatcagcagtagaaacaataacaaagcgtactccctgcctgtttcagtaaaaagctgagggatggggctggagaaatgcaaccattcatgatatcaacattctagttataaccatgttttgaggatatACAGTGTTCGTTTATATTTACtgataaacattggagtaaaaaaatgcttatattttgggttctgatggggtacaacagttgaactaagctcatgaggcatttataagggaattcttcaagaaacaatgggtacatgtcattaatgtataagtcccaaaatggatgtaacaactgctgattgcccctttaagactacatattgggctaatctaataggagatattgaggactacagtatttcaggcattgtcattggatgcatttgatcaattgttaacGTTTTGTTGATGGTCCACTCTTGATGTTCTACACGTTACAGTGTAGCTTCAGCCATTCCTACAGAACAACATTACAGTGTAGAACCCCTTTACTGCATATTGGTTCAACGACTGCAGAGACGGTACTTACTGGGGTTAAACGGATCTCcaacctcctcttctttcacaccaaaaactacatcctcctctttctcttcctcctcttcttttactgtaacatcctcctcctcctctttcactctgaacgcgtcttcctcttctttcactgtaacagccccaTCCTCtacctcttctttcactgtaacagcctcctcttcctcctcctctttcacgacaacgTCCAGCCACAGACctcctttctccgtccagcagacctcctcttcttCAACGAGAGGGGAGAAGTTTAGGGAGCTCatgttcggggatgttagctagctagctatcattagcgactaggctagtgctaacttaaccagccagctactatagctgactaatacaaaataacgtaatattaaattaaataggttaacaagtagatacgacagaagtgtgtctaaaacacagtagctaatatacaccgaaagcgtataaatagcttgaatctttcggctatgttggctagcaagctaccgaggtggttgacgagctgtttctgaagaaccgtccactagattatacgtcacgctggcagcgtcgcctgaaagactcacatcgccgtctgctgactggaggggaaacgcagttgaggatcatattttattttcagacaaagattattttaaatggatttaattaaataatactattatattgagacatacatagacaggaatgtgttgattgattagtgcgaataaaaaatggttactacagcacatttaaggcagtttcattaagttatattacatctaaattagaggctagctactgtaggtccatactgctcctacatggtgtaacaatacatcatgtagatgtatataatgaacagactaggtctatactgcttctacattattatgtgttatttatttctcctttatttaaccaggtcggcaagttgagaacaagttctcatttacaactgcgacctggccaagataaagcaaagcagttcgacacatacaacaacacagagttacacatggagaaaaacaaacatacagtcaataatacagtagaaaaataagtctatatacaatgtgagcaaatgaggtgagataagggaagtaaaggcaaaaaaaggccatggtggcgaagtaaatacaatatagcaagtaaaacactagaatgatagatttgcagtggaagaatgtgcaaagtagagatagaaataatggggtgcaaaggagcaaaataaataaatacagtagggggagaggtagttgtttgggctaaattatagatgggctatgtacaggtgcagtaatctgtgagctgctctgacagctggtgcttaaagctagtgagggagataagtgtttccagtttcagagatttttgtagctCGTTCGTATTAATGCAGATATTATGGACCTTTTATTTAAaacatgtaattaaactataattgtAGCTCCTTTAATTTAGACCCAAAATGTATTTGCTATGTGTGCTATTGCCCGGCTATTAAAAGGAACAGGCGACTATTTGAGACTCAGCCTCAGAAATGTTTGGTCACATGGAATCAAGTGGTCACTAGATGTCTACGGTGCCAAATAGAATTGTAGTTGGGGGTGTTGGGAGTGttgagtgtgttgatataacggCAATAATGTCATAATTCCACTTTTAACAACCATCAGAATTTGTTAAAAAAAGGTTatgcctgagtggcacagcgatctaaggtactagatcacagtgttagaggcgtcactatagacccgagtggtgcagcagtctaaggtactagatcacagtgttagaggtgtcactatagacctgagtggtgcagcagtctaaggtactagatcacagtgttagaggtgtcactatagacccgagtggtgcagcagtctaaggtactagatcacagtgttagaggtgtcactatagaccctagtggtgcagcgatctaaggtactgtatcacagtgttagaggtgtcactatagacccgagtggtgcagcagtctaaggtactagatcacagtgttagaggtgtcactatagacccgagtggtgcagcagtctaaggtactagatcacagtgttagaggtgtcactatagacccgagtggcacagcgatctaaggtactgtatcacagtgttagaggtgtcactatagacccgagtggtgcagcggtctaaggtactagatcacagtgttagaggtgtcactatagacccgagtggtgcagcagtctaaggtactagatcacagtgttagaggtgtcactatagacccgagtggtgcagcagtctaaggtactagatcacagtgttagaggtgtcactatagaccagagtggtgcagcgatctaaggtactgtatcacagtgttagaggtgtcactatagaccagagtggtgcagcagtctaaggtactagatcacagtgttagaggtgtcactatagacccgagtggtgcagcagtctaaggtactagatcacagtgttagaggtgtcactatagacccgagtggtgcagcagtctaaggtactgtatcacagtgttagaggtgtcactatagacccgagtggtgcagcggtctaaggtactagatcacagtgttagaggtgtcactatagacccgagtggtgcagcgatctaaggtactagatcacagtgttagaggtgtcactatagacccgagtggtgcagcggtctaaggtactagatcacagtgttagaggcgtcactatagacccgagtggtgcagcggtctaaggtactagatcacagtgttagaggcgtcactatagacccgagtggtgcagcagtctaaggtactagatcacagtgttagaggtgtcactatagacccgagtggtgcagcggtctaaggtactagatcacagtgttagaggcgtcactatagacccgagtggtgcagcagtctaaggtactagatcacagtgttagaggtgtcactatagaccagagtgg from Salvelinus alpinus chromosome 2, SLU_Salpinus.1, whole genome shotgun sequence carries:
- the LOC139547888 gene encoding X-linked retinitis pigmentosa GTPase regulator-interacting protein 1-like isoform X2; translated protein: MSSLNFSPLVEEEEVCWTEKGGLWLDVVVKEEEEEEAVTVKEEVEDGAVTVKEEEDAFRVKEEEEDVTVKEEEEEKEEDVVFGVKEEEVGDPFNPSILSSDKERYESQSTYEEVPMKSSGSQSWGLKEAHCCFCLSTAQLIQMINSSSSFKWYLCSHL